In Erigeron canadensis isolate Cc75 chromosome 6, C_canadensis_v1, whole genome shotgun sequence, the following are encoded in one genomic region:
- the LOC122604738 gene encoding zinc-finger homeodomain protein 9-like: MEVPTSQTTTNTVSIDLAIGPGNESLNHVLPNKLGGRYNELASTNLTIGEPSQLITTPTTTPYGKCNKNHALNNNNTTSTLHVVDGCGEFMQSTSTNPSDPDFLNCVACGCHRSFHHDITYQSSVHRVIEYQFPAPARPQTSTTPNNSPSPPHPISSAYFPAPTSQMLNAFNNPSLPTIQTNPPNATKKRYRSKFSQDQKTKMKEFAEKVGWKMYKKDEEIINEFCNEIGVTRCVFKVWMHNHKNTNKSNNIGEGNNHQE, translated from the coding sequence ATGGAAGTACCAACATCACAAACCACCACCAATACCGTCTCCATTGACCTAGCCATTGGTCCCGGAAATGAGTCACTTAATCATGTCCTACCAAACAAACTTGGAGGAAGATATAACGAATTAGCATCTACTAACTTAACCATTGGTGAACCTAGTCAACTAATTACaacccccaccaccacaccataTGGGAAATGTAACAAAAATCATGCcctaaacaacaacaacactacTAGTACTCTCCATGTTGTCGATGGATGTGGCGAATTCATGCAATCCACCTCCACTAATCCATCTGACCCCGACTTCCTTAACTGCGTGGCATGCGGTTGTCATCGTAGCTTCCATCATGACATCACTTACCAATCATCCGTTCATCGTGTCATCGAGTACCAATTCCCGGCCCCAGCTCGCCCTCAAACATCCACTACCCCAAATAATTCACCTTCTCCACCACACCCAATTTCATCTGCATACTTCCCAGCACCAACATCACAAATGCTCAATGCTTTCAACAACCCAAGTCTACCAACAATACAAACTAATCCCCCAAATGCAACTAAGAAGCGGTATCGATCAAAGTTTTCTCAAGATCAGAAGACAAAGATGAAGGAATTTGCGGAAAAAGTTGGCTGGAAAATGTACAAGAAAGATGAGGAGATCATTAATGAATTTTGCAATGAGATTGGGGTTACTAGATGTGTATTCAAGGTTTGGATGCATAATcacaaaaatacaaacaaatctAACAACATTGGTGAAGGGAATAACCACCAAGAATGA